The genomic window GTCGAACCGTGGAACAGGATGTTGTCGGTGAAGCGGCCGAGGGTCAGCGGCCCGCCCGACTCGAGCACGAGGGCCGCGCCTGCGCTCGTGGCCCAGCCGCGCGCCGCGCCGCCGGCGAAGAAGTTGGAGTGCACGACCACGTCGGGGCGCGTCGTCGGCGCGCGCTCGAACGCGACCCAGAGGCCGGCCGAGAACTGCTCCGCGGAGTCGCCGCCGCGCGCGATGTTGTTGGTCACGACGACGCGCGTGATGTTGCCCTCGAGCGCGATGCCGAGCCCGTACTGGTCCACCACGCCCGGCGTGACGAGGTTGCCATCGACGGTCGCGCCGCTGCTCGCGATGCGGATCCCGAAGACGGTCTCGGGCCCGCTGACGCCGCGGATGTCGTTCTTCGAGACGCGTCCGTCCGGGCAGCCGAAGAGCTCCACGCCGCGCTGGATGGTGTGGGCCTCCGAGAGGAGGATCGTGTTGCCGACCACGTCGACCGTCGTCTGGACGGCGTAGACGCCCCAACCTCCGTTGCCCCCGCCCCAGCCGCTGCCCGAGCGACCCACCTGGATGGTGTTGCCGAACAGGGTGGGGCGCACGCCGGTGTTGGTCATGTTGGCGGGGTTGATCGCGACCCCGCGCGACGCGCCGCCGTTGTCGGGCCCGATCAGGGTGTTGTTCGAGATGACGGGCTCGGCGCCGGCCAGGATCGTCACCGCGGTGCCCGTGGACGGCCCGCCGCGCGCCTCGACACGGAACCCGTCGAGCGCGGTCGTCGCGCCCACGCCGCTCGGCGCGCGCACGCCCACGAAGCTCGGCGGCCGGATCGTCGAGACGTGGCTCGCCGGATCGCGGCGCCAGCTCGCGGGATCGTGCCCACCGACGAGGCTGATCTCGTCGACGAGGGTGACGTCTTCCGGATAGAGGCCCTCCGCCACGAACACGTCGACGCCGCCGCCGATGGTCATCGCGTGGGCGATGCCCTGCGCGATGGTCGCGACGGGCATCGCCTGGGTCCCGGGGTTCGCGTCGGATCCCGTCGTGCTCGACACGAACGTGCCGAGGCCGCCGCAGACCGCGTCTTCGGCGCCGGCCGAGCAGTCCTGGGTGACGCCGTCGCCGCAGATCGCGAGCGCGCCCGGGTGGCGCGTCGGATCGCCGTCGTCACAGTCCCCGTCGCAGCCGGTGACTCCGTCGCCGTCCTCGTCCAGACAGACCGGTCCGGCGTCCTGGTCGGGGTTGCCCCCGTCCGGCGAGCCATCTCGCGCGGCGTCCGTCGCCGCGTCTCCGGGGGCCACGCCTCCGTCGAGGGCGGTCGCCGCGTCCTGGCCGGGACTCCCGTCCTCCGGCACGTAATCGATCGTCAACCCACAGCCGCTCGCGACCAGCGCGAGGGCTCCCATGCAAGCAAGTAAGCGAGGCATGCCCACCTCCGCTCCTCACGTTAGCGGTGGTGACACCTCCACAGCAAACGGGAGCCGAGAGGAGGCTACTCGTCCTTCTCGGACCAGAGGCCGCGAACCGGGGCGCTCGATTCGGAGGACGACACCGGCGTGGGCGGCGGGACCTCTTGCACGGAGATGTCGAGCTCGAGGCTCTTCTCCGGGTCGACGATCTCCACGTCGCTCAGGCTGAGGTCGTGCACGCTCGGAGCCGGCGGGGCCTGGCTCTTGGCCTTCTTGGCGAGCCCGAGGCGCTCGGCCGCCTGCCGCACGCTCTTGCCGATGGGCTCGGCGTCGATGGGCTCGGGGTGCGTGCGCAGGATCGCGGCGAGCGCGCGCGCCATCTCGGTCGCGGTCTCGAAGCGGTCCTTCGGGTCGGGGGCGAGGGCCTGCTGGATGGCCAGCTCGAGCGGCGCCGGGATGTCGGTCCGGACCTCGCTCACGGGCGGGATCTCTCCCTTGCGGACCGAGAGCAGCACCTCGAGGTCGTTCTTCCCGGTGAACAGCCGCTGCTGCGAGAGCGACTCCCAGAGCACGACCCCGAGCGCGAACAGATCGCTCTGTTCGCTCGACTTCGCGCCGCTGATCAGCTCGGGCGCGCAGTAGGCGAGCTTGCCCTTGATCACGTTCGGCCGGGTCATGCTCGCCCGGTCCATCGCGCGGGCGAGGCCGAAGTCGGTGAGCTTCACCGTGCCGTTCGTGCCGAGCAGCACGTTCGAGGGAGACACGTCGCGGTGGTAGATGGGCGAGAGCGCGCCCGTCTCGTCGCGGCGCTCGTGGGCGGCGCCGAGCGCGCGCAGCACGTCGACCCCGATCGCGGTGACGAGCGGCCACGGCGTCAGCTGCATGCCGCGCGGGTGAGAGCGGACCCAGTGATGCAGGTCGAGCCCCTCGATCCACTCCATCACGAGGAAGTAGTCGCCGTCGTCGTCGACCCCGAAGTCCATGATCTGGACCACGTTGGGGTGATGCAGCCCCGCGCCGACCCGGGCCTCCTCCTCGAAGAGCCGGATGAAGTGATTGTCGGCGCCCTTGGTGGCGTGGATGCGCTTGACGGCCACGGGCCGCGAGAACTTGCCGGCGCCGCGGATGAGGGCGCGCCAGACCACGGCCATTCCGCCTTCGCCGGCCGGCTCGAGCAGCTCGTAGCGGCCCGCGATGATCTTTCCGGGCTTGTCCCTGCGCATGATCGGGTCTCGGAGACTACCTCGGATCGGCCACCGCGCGCATCACCCTCGATGGAACGGCGAGCGGTCGTGGAGCGCCGCGATCTCGGCCTTCACCTGGAAGGCCTCCGATGGCAGGTAGCGGCCGATGGCGTCCGCCAGGGCCGGCTCGCGGATCCAGTGCGCGCTGTGAATCTCCACCGGTAGCAGGCCGCGCTTGAGCTTGTGAAACCCCTGCGCCCCCGCCTCGAAGTGCGTGATGCCGCGCTCGATCGCCCGCTCGATGAGCTGGTAGTAGCAGAGCTCGAAGTGGAGGAACTCGTGGTCCTCGAGGCAGCCCCAGTAGCGGCCGTAGAGGTGCTGGCCCTTCTCGAAGTTGATCGACGCCGCGACCGCGGTTCCTCGTCGATAGGCGATCGCCGCCACCAGCCGGTGGGCGTGGATCTGGCGCACCGCGTCGAAGAAGCGCGGCGTGAGGTAGCCATAGGAGCCGTGGCGCATGCAGTTCTCGCGGTAGAAGCGATGGAGCGCCTCCCAGTCCGCGTCCGTCAGCTCCGGTCCCTCCTTCACCGCGATCTCGAGATCGCTCTCCGCCACCGCGCGCCGCTCCTTGCGGACCTGCTTGCGCTTCGAGGAGCGGAAGCGCGCCAGGTAGTCGTCGAACGTGGCGTAGCCCGCGTCGTCCCAGTGGAACTGCACCGAGAGGCGAGGCTTGAAGCCGCAGCCCACGGCCAGGCGACGCTCCTCCTCGGTCAGGAAGAGCAGGTGGATGGAGCTCGCGTCGATCTCGTCCGCCGCGGCGCGCGCGCCCGCGAGGAGCGCGCCGACGGTCCGCGCGTGATCGACGCCCTCCGCGAGCAGGAAGCGCTTGCCGGTGGCGGGCGTGAAGGGCGCCATCGCGACGAGCTTGGGGTAGTAGGGGAGCCCGGATTGGTGCGCGGCGCGGGCCCACTGGAAGTCGAAGATGAACTCGCCCCAGGAGTTGTCCTTGGCGTAGAGCGGCAGCGCTCCGATCAGCCGCTCACCCGCCCACGCCGTCACGTGCACGGGCTGCCAGCCGGCGTCCGGGCCGACGCTCCCGCTCGTCTCGAGGGCGTGGAGGAAGCCGTGCTCGACGAAGGGGTCGTCGCCTCCGACGAGCGCGTCCCAGGCCTCCGGCTCGATCCCTTCGAGGCCCGACCTCAGCTCGACGCGCAGCGCCTCGGATTCCGTCGCGTGTTCGATGCCCGCAGTGTCGGGCCGATCCCCGCGAGCGTCCACCCGCGCGGCCGGTCTCGCTCAGCAGTAGAAAGAGTCGCTGATCTCGGCCGGGTCCAGGCCCAGCGGGAGCGGCGGCGGAGGGCGCGAGGCCACCTCGAAGCGCTCCAGGACCACGGGGAGCGGGATGCGCTCGCGGATCGTCTGGCAGGCGCGCGAGAGCTCGAGCGTGGTCGCGGCGTGCGTCATGGCGAGGGCCGCGTAGGCCCGATGCGCGTAGAAGCTGTCGTCGGCCTGGTCGTCGCACGCGAAGGCCACGAACGCCGCCGCGTACGCCGCGTCGGCGGCGGGCCCCTCGAGGGTCTCGGCGACCTCGGTCGCGGCGAAGCCGTGGGCCCAGCACTGCGTCCCGGGGACACGCCCACCCACCCACTGCAGGGCCGTCATCAGCGCGCGTCGGGGCCGCAGATCCGAGATCGGGTGGCGCGCGACGGCGTCGGTCGCGACCTCGAGCGCGGCGTGCACGACGAGGCTCCGATCGACCCCGACCGCGAGCGCGATCTGGACGAGCCAGTCGGGCCGCGGGCAGTTGCGCCAGGCGCGCGAGAGATCTCCCTCCGCGGCGTGGATCCAGCGAGCGACGTCGGTCGGCAGCGTCTCTTCGAGTCGGGCAATCGGGTTCATGAAGCTCTCCCCAAGGGCCTTACGGCTGCAATTGCCGTGCTCTGAGCCGAAGTTTGTGAGAATCCTCGATCGGGCGGACAATCGGGGGACCGGGACCCCAGCCGACCTCCCCCGGGGGAGGGGGCTGGCCCCCAAGCGCCGCTCCGGCCTCGACCTGGGTTACGGTAGCCCCCGAGATCGCAGCCGAAAGCCGGGCGAGGAGGAGAGCATGACGAGACGGCGAATGGGGAGGCGTGAAGTCACACGTCGCGCGCTGACCGTGCTGGGCGTCGCGTGGGCCGCGCCCGCCGCCCTGGCCTGCAGCGAGCGACCCGAGGACGCGCGGCTGCACTGCGACGACACCACGGGGATGGCGCAGCGCGTGATCGCCGCCCGGCGGGCTCAGCACTACGTCGACGAGTCGCCGGATGCGGCCGAGCGCTGCGACAACTGTCGCTACTTCCAGGCCGGCGCGGAGGGCCGCTGCGGCACCTGCCGCGTGCTCGAGGGCCCGATCCACCCGGAGGGCACCTGCGATCTCTGGGCGACGACGGGCTGACGCTCAGCCCAGGTCTCGTCCGACGATCGGCGCGATCAGATCCAGCGCCTCCTGCAAGCGCTCCGGCTCCACGCTGGTGAAGCAGAGGCGCACCCAGCTCTCGTAGGCCTCTCCGGAGGCGGCGCCCGGCGTCAGGAGCACGCCCGCGTCGAGGCAGCGCTCGAGCAGGCCGAGGGTGTCCTCGCCTTCGCGGCGCTGCGCCGAGACGTCGAAGAACACGAAGGTGCCCCCGTCGGGCTTGGGCAGGCCGAGGGTCCGCGCCGTTCGCTCCGCCGCGTCCTCGTAGCTCCGGCGGGCGCGGTTCAGCCACTCGCCGCCTTCGCGCAGCGCCTTGGCCGCGCCGAGCTGCATGGGGCGTGGCGCGCAGTAGGTCGAGAAGGTCTGCACGCCGCGGATCGCCTTCATCGCCTCGTGTGGCCCGTGGGCCCAGCCCACCCGCGCTCCGGCGAGCCCATACGCCTTCGACATCGAGTGCACCGCGACGCAGCGGGTCTGGAAGTCCGAGCGCGCCCACACCGGCGGCGGCGGGAAGCCGAAGTAGAGCTCCTCGTAGACCTCGTCGGACCAGATCCACAGATCGTGGCGCTCGGCGACCTTCGCCACCGCCGCCACCTCTCGATCCGACAGCACGCGCCCGGTCGGGTTGTGCGGCGTGTTCAGGTAGATCGCGGCTGTCTTCTCCGTGACCGCCGCCTCGAGCGCCGCCTCGACGTCCCACTCGGGGTCGTCGAGCCGGTCGAAGAACGGGACCTCCACCGCCTTCGCGCCGCGCTTGCGGATGATGCCGCGGATGAGGGGCCAGAACGGGGCGGGCAGGAGCACCTCGTCGCCCGGGTCGAGGAGCGCCTCGGCCACCACGCTCAGCCCCGCGGTCGCGCCGCTCGTGACCTGCACGCACGCGCGATCCACGAGGCACTCGCCGCGCCGCTTCAGGTGCGCCTCGATCGCGTCGA from Sandaracinaceae bacterium includes these protein-coding regions:
- a CDS encoding pyridoxal phosphate-dependent aminotransferase, coding for MPKFPHTAASAGSLSDRVFSRLAARAKEHEGPIYPLHVGDTWMEPLEAARAEAQRTDAHPRLHNYAPVQGEPALLDAIEAHLKRRGECLVDRACVQVTSGATAGLSVVAEALLDPGDEVLLPAPFWPLIRGIIRKRGAKAVEVPFFDRLDDPEWDVEAALEAAVTEKTAAIYLNTPHNPTGRVLSDREVAAVAKVAERHDLWIWSDEVYEELYFGFPPPPVWARSDFQTRCVAVHSMSKAYGLAGARVGWAHGPHEAMKAIRGVQTFSTYCAPRPMQLGAAKALREGGEWLNRARRSYEDAAERTARTLGLPKPDGGTFVFFDVSAQRREGEDTLGLLERCLDAGVLLTPGAASGEAYESWVRLCFTSVEPERLQEALDLIAPIVGRDLG
- a CDS encoding serine/threonine-protein kinase; protein product: MRRDKPGKIIAGRYELLEPAGEGGMAVVWRALIRGAGKFSRPVAVKRIHATKGADNHFIRLFEEEARVGAGLHHPNVVQIMDFGVDDDGDYFLVMEWIEGLDLHHWVRSHPRGMQLTPWPLVTAIGVDVLRALGAAHERRDETGALSPIYHRDVSPSNVLLGTNGTVKLTDFGLARAMDRASMTRPNVIKGKLAYCAPELISGAKSSEQSDLFALGVVLWESLSQQRLFTGKNDLEVLLSVRKGEIPPVSEVRTDIPAPLELAIQQALAPDPKDRFETATEMARALAAILRTHPEPIDAEPIGKSVRQAAERLGLAKKAKSQAPPAPSVHDLSLSDVEIVDPEKSLELDISVQEVPPPTPVSSSESSAPVRGLWSEKDE
- a CDS encoding right-handed parallel beta-helix repeat-containing protein, yielding MGALALVASGCGLTIDYVPEDGSPGQDAATALDGGVAPGDAATDAARDGSPDGGNPDQDAGPVCLDEDGDGVTGCDGDCDDGDPTRHPGALAICGDGVTQDCSAGAEDAVCGGLGTFVSSTTGSDANPGTQAMPVATIAQGIAHAMTIGGGVDVFVAEGLYPEDVTLVDEISLVGGHDPASWRRDPASHVSTIRPPSFVGVRAPSGVGATTALDGFRVEARGGPSTGTAVTILAGAEPVISNNTLIGPDNGGASRGVAINPANMTNTGVRPTLFGNTIQVGRSGSGWGGGNGGWGVYAVQTTVDVVGNTILLSEAHTIQRGVELFGCPDGRVSKNDIRGVSGPETVFGIRIASSGATVDGNLVTPGVVDQYGLGIALEGNITRVVVTNNIARGGDSAEQFSAGLWVAFERAPTTRPDVVVHSNFFAGGAARGWATSAGAALVLESGGPLTLGRFTDNILFHGSTGRGAAFIEYPSGEIDPERFVNNALHDPSAASAATGPSLYLDEGSSRLTMIGDVNRLAGASGNLLNDCGLLGLAGGDYHLPAGSVCVDAGDATEMPPEDFEGDARPLGAGPDIGPDERVP
- a CDS encoding GNAT family N-acetyltransferase, yielding MDARGDRPDTAGIEHATESEALRVELRSGLEGIEPEAWDALVGGDDPFVEHGFLHALETSGSVGPDAGWQPVHVTAWAGERLIGALPLYAKDNSWGEFIFDFQWARAAHQSGLPYYPKLVAMAPFTPATGKRFLLAEGVDHARTVGALLAGARAAADEIDASSIHLLFLTEEERRLAVGCGFKPRLSVQFHWDDAGYATFDDYLARFRSSKRKQVRKERRAVAESDLEIAVKEGPELTDADWEALHRFYRENCMRHGSYGYLTPRFFDAVRQIHAHRLVAAIAYRRGTAVAASINFEKGQHLYGRYWGCLEDHEFLHFELCYYQLIERAIERGITHFEAGAQGFHKLKRGLLPVEIHSAHWIREPALADAIGRYLPSEAFQVKAEIAALHDRSPFHRG